Part of the Enterobacter pseudoroggenkampii genome, GAAGGCGTCAATACCGGCCCCGCGCGCGGCATGTAATACGGCGCACCGGGCATAGAAGAGCTCTGTCCCGTCGCCCCGCTCTGTTTGCATATCCATCACGTAGTCAAAGGCGGCCAGCGCAATACCCATTAAGCGGTCGGAGGACTTCGCAATGGCGACAGCATTAATCACGCCCACGGCAGATTCTATCGCCGCCATTAATTTGGTTGAGCCAACGGGACGTCCACAGGTTTCTTCGATGCGGACGATTTCACGTTCGAGCTGATGAATATCTTCCGGGGAGTCGGTTTTGGGTAAACGAATGACATCGACACCCGCCCTGACGGCGGCTTCGAGATCTTTTAATCCAAAAGGCGTATTCAAAGGATTAATTCTGACAACGGTTTCAATATCGTTGTACATAGGATGTTGCAGGGCATGAAATACCAGAAGACGGGCGCTGTCTTTTTCTTTTAACGCGACGGCATCTTCCAGATCAAACATTATGGAGTCAGGTTTATAGATAAATGCCGTCGAAAGCATGGCGGCACTTGAACCGGGAATAAATAACATACTGCGGCGTA contains:
- the citE gene encoding citrate (pro-3S)-lyase subunit beta, which produces MKKLRRSMLFIPGSSAAMLSTAFIYKPDSIMFDLEDAVALKEKDSARLLVFHALQHPMYNDIETVVRINPLNTPFGLKDLEAAVRAGVDVIRLPKTDSPEDIHQLEREIVRIEETCGRPVGSTKLMAAIESAVGVINAVAIAKSSDRLMGIALAAFDYVMDMQTERGDGTELFYARCAVLHAARGAGIDAFDVVYADVNDEAGFLKEVDLIRRMGFNGKSLINPRQIEILHNAYAPTQEEVDYAERVIAAAEEGERNGLGVISLNGKMIDAPIINHARVVIERKNASGIRQ